From Candidatus Pedobacter colombiensis, one genomic window encodes:
- a CDS encoding SusC/RagA family TonB-linked outer membrane protein — translation MKKSLLFFFLLLSGLTLQTFAQGLTITGKVTSAEDGEPLPGVTVKVKGTSTIAVTNSNGIYTIKATPTQTLVFSYISMVTQEITVGTRTSISLKLATDASKLSEVVITSYNIARDKKSLGYSTPTVKGDEVSQTQREDFFGGLQGRVPGLSVNSTNGSPGASAQIVLRGFVSISGDNNALIVVDGVPINNTTLNQTNQLAAGGANQNQDYSNRAMDINPNDIETYTIMKGPEATALYGSAGASGAILITTKKGKSGKSTVTYNNSFRVEHLNKFPEIQQVYNSGTNGVFSAGTSNFEGPRFVAGTHIYDNIRAFYQNGFAQKHNLSFEGGSDKFTYRWSNEYSDTKGTVPTTTYTRFSSRLTGTAEIWPMLKLTTTFNYINSINNKVNKGPNGELMELLRFSSAFNIKDYQDANGNRILHLASIYSEFDNPLWDVNKDPNQDKTSRILANTNFLFTPAKWLSVNAIIGADIATTNGIQVYNGQSYKGSGSATNPTGGQISQYQDFAKIFNGSLTATTKQNFGQFNGTFIVGATFNDFNQSTTSQLGTHLYDPNFYSINNTAVTLHPLLYVNRYRTVGAFAQAVLGYKSLIYLTLSGRIDGSSRLATSFDAITGVKPPNHPYYAYPSASLAFNFTDLESVKNALPWLEYGKLRASYALTGKDPWRVYALGTNYAGAATTGGGYALSYYGGNASLKPETSKNFEAGIELQFLKNRIGIDFDFYNLRSVNQIINPRLSYGTGYVLELLNGGTVQNRGMEIQLKGQPVRSKDFNWNTTFNFARNRGTVLSIANQFPELYDSDTWVIGNIRSAVAPGYSTGNLTGTRFDRNKNGQILIDPSSGLPAVSDGTFYPIGDRTPKFTLGWQNQLTYKSFTLSFLWDLRYGGDVVNGTEYEAYTKGISVKTLDRETPRIVTGVLKDGQENTNHPTPNTIAVTPYSNSLFYSTNVSPEMFIEHNIKALRLRDITLNYDFPRTIISRIGWIQTLGIYFTVTDAFLFSNYSGTDPESNATTATSGGIGGYGIDYGNVGKPIAFNLGLRVRL, via the coding sequence ATGAAAAAAAGTTTACTCTTTTTTTTCCTGTTGTTATCTGGCCTCACCTTGCAAACTTTTGCGCAGGGTCTGACCATTACAGGAAAAGTAACATCCGCCGAAGATGGTGAACCATTGCCGGGTGTAACTGTAAAAGTTAAAGGTACAAGCACCATTGCGGTAACAAATTCTAATGGTATCTATACCATTAAAGCTACCCCCACCCAAACACTGGTGTTTAGCTACATTAGTATGGTTACCCAGGAAATAACTGTAGGCACGCGCACATCTATTTCTTTAAAGCTAGCTACTGATGCCAGCAAACTAAGCGAAGTGGTAATTACATCCTATAACATTGCAAGAGATAAGAAAAGCCTTGGCTACTCTACCCCTACAGTTAAGGGTGATGAAGTATCTCAAACACAACGCGAAGACTTTTTTGGCGGCTTACAAGGCCGTGTGCCAGGCTTGTCTGTTAACAGCACAAATGGTAGCCCGGGTGCTTCAGCACAAATTGTACTACGGGGCTTTGTGTCCATTAGTGGTGACAACAACGCCTTGATTGTAGTAGATGGTGTGCCCATTAACAACACCACGCTAAACCAAACCAATCAGTTGGCTGCAGGCGGGGCAAATCAGAATCAGGATTATTCCAACCGTGCAATGGATATCAACCCTAATGATATTGAGACCTATACCATTATGAAAGGTCCGGAAGCTACCGCCCTTTATGGGAGCGCAGGTGCCAGCGGTGCCATATTAATTACTACCAAAAAAGGCAAAAGCGGCAAGAGTACGGTTACCTATAACAACTCATTCAGGGTTGAACATTTAAACAAATTCCCTGAAATACAACAGGTTTATAACTCAGGCACAAATGGTGTATTTAGTGCAGGCACTTCAAATTTTGAAGGGCCGCGGTTTGTAGCTGGCACACATATATATGATAATATCCGCGCTTTTTATCAAAACGGCTTCGCCCAAAAGCATAATCTTTCTTTTGAAGGTGGCAGTGATAAATTTACCTATCGCTGGTCAAATGAGTATAGCGATACCAAGGGGACCGTGCCAACAACAACCTATACCAGGTTTTCATCGCGCTTAACCGGTACGGCCGAAATATGGCCAATGTTAAAGCTTACCACAACTTTCAACTATATTAACTCTATAAACAACAAAGTAAACAAAGGTCCAAATGGTGAGCTGATGGAGCTATTGCGATTTAGCTCAGCATTTAATATTAAAGATTACCAGGATGCAAATGGAAACCGCATTTTACACTTAGCCAGTATTTATAGCGAGTTTGATAACCCACTATGGGATGTTAACAAAGACCCTAACCAGGATAAAACCAGCCGTATATTGGCTAACACCAATTTCCTGTTTACTCCGGCAAAATGGTTATCAGTTAACGCCATTATTGGAGCTGATATTGCTACTACCAACGGTATACAGGTTTATAACGGGCAATCTTATAAAGGTTCAGGCTCGGCAACCAATCCAACAGGAGGTCAAATCTCACAATACCAAGATTTTGCCAAAATATTTAACGGATCATTAACTGCTACAACCAAACAAAATTTTGGTCAGTTTAATGGTACCTTTATTGTTGGCGCCACCTTTAATGATTTTAACCAAAGCACCACCTCACAGTTAGGCACCCACCTGTATGATCCCAATTTCTATAGCATTAACAATACGGCCGTAACCTTACACCCATTGCTGTATGTTAACCGCTACCGTACGGTAGGTGCTTTTGCACAGGCGGTATTGGGTTATAAATCCTTAATTTACCTTACGTTATCGGGCCGTATAGATGGCAGTTCGAGGTTGGCAACCAGCTTTGATGCCATTACTGGTGTTAAACCTCCTAATCATCCATATTACGCTTACCCTTCAGCCAGTTTGGCCTTTAATTTTACCGATCTGGAAAGTGTAAAGAACGCATTACCATGGTTGGAATATGGTAAACTTCGTGCTTCTTACGCGCTTACCGGTAAAGATCCATGGAGAGTATATGCCTTAGGTACTAACTATGCGGGGGCAGCTACCACCGGTGGCGGTTATGCCTTATCCTACTACGGTGGTAATGCAAGTTTGAAACCTGAAACATCAAAAAACTTTGAAGCAGGTATCGAACTACAATTCTTAAAAAACCGTATTGGTATTGATTTTGACTTTTATAATCTACGCAGTGTAAACCAGATCATCAACCCAAGATTAAGCTATGGTACAGGTTATGTACTTGAACTGCTAAACGGTGGTACGGTACAAAACAGAGGTATGGAAATTCAACTTAAAGGGCAGCCTGTTAGATCAAAAGATTTTAACTGGAATACCACCTTCAACTTTGCACGCAACAGAGGTACAGTGCTTTCAATCGCCAACCAATTCCCTGAGTTATATGATTCTGATACATGGGTAATTGGAAACATACGAAGCGCGGTGGCCCCGGGTTACAGTACAGGTAACCTTACCGGTACCCGTTTTGACCGCAACAAGAACGGCCAAATCCTGATTGATCCTTCATCTGGCCTACCGGCTGTATCTGACGGTACTTTCTACCCAATTGGAGACAGAACCCCGAAATTCACCCTAGGCTGGCAAAACCAGTTAACTTACAAAAGCTTCACCCTTTCATTCCTTTGGGATTTGCGTTATGGCGGCGATGTAGTTAACGGTACCGAATATGAAGCCTATACCAAAGGTATCAGCGTAAAAACCCTTGATAGGGAAACCCCGCGGATAGTTACCGGCGTACTTAAAGACGGGCAAGAAAATACAAATCATCCAACTCCAAATACCATAGCGGTTACACCTTATTCAAACTCTTTGTTCTACAGCACCAACGTATCGCCAGAGATGTTTATCGAGCACAACATTAAAGCTTTAAGGCTGCGTGATATTACCTTAAATTATGATTTTCCCCGGACAATCATTAGCCGCATTGGCTGGATACAAACTTTAGGCATATACTTTACCGTAACCGATGCTTTCTTGTTCAGCAACTACTCTGGTACCGATCCGGAAAGTAATGCAACCACTGCGACATCAGGCGGTATTGGCGGCTACGGCATTGATTATGGTAACGTAGGTAAGCCCATCGCGTTTAACTTAGGTTTAAGAGTTAGATTATAA
- a CDS encoding DeoR/GlpR family DNA-binding transcription regulator, which translates to MLKKERHWHIIKQLNLHNKVLSSDLAIELNISEDTIRRDLNELDESGQIVKVHGGALSKSYHYPFQQNHVYAADAKKEIARKAIGLIKDGMVVLTGGGTTIIEMVRMLPLDLSCTIFTISPPVALQLADHHLIKVVLIGGEFSKDSQVCTGGEVISYLNEMKFDLCFLGTNGISVADGVTDSDLDIVYVKRAMIKASKKLIITCISEKLNSVQRYRVCMLQQISSLITDLDPTDDLLQAYANQSLQLF; encoded by the coding sequence ATGCTTAAAAAAGAACGCCATTGGCACATTATTAAACAACTAAACCTGCATAATAAAGTACTGTCGTCTGATTTGGCGATTGAGTTGAATATATCGGAGGATACCATCAGGCGTGATTTGAACGAGTTGGATGAATCCGGCCAGATTGTAAAGGTGCACGGCGGAGCCTTATCAAAATCATACCATTATCCGTTTCAGCAAAACCATGTTTATGCAGCTGATGCTAAAAAGGAGATTGCTCGTAAGGCAATTGGCTTAATTAAAGACGGCATGGTGGTACTAACTGGCGGTGGTACTACCATTATTGAAATGGTACGAATGCTGCCGCTTGATCTTTCCTGCACCATATTTACCATCAGTCCACCAGTAGCGTTGCAACTGGCCGATCATCATTTAATAAAGGTAGTATTAATAGGTGGCGAGTTTTCAAAAGACTCGCAAGTGTGTACAGGTGGGGAGGTTATAAGTTATTTAAACGAAATGAAGTTTGATTTGTGCTTTTTAGGTACCAACGGTATTTCTGTAGCTGATGGTGTTACCGACTCTGACCTGGATATCGTATATGTTAAAAGGGCGATGATAAAAGCATCTAAAAAGCTGATTATTACCTGTATTTCCGAAAAGCTTAATTCCGTACAGCGTTACCGGGTATGCATGCTGCAGCAAATCAGCAGCCTCATAACCGACCTTGACCCTACAGATGATTTGCTACAGGCTTATGCCAACCAAAGTCTGCAGCTATTTTAG
- a CDS encoding NAD-dependent succinate-semialdehyde dehydrogenase: protein MKIQSVNPTTGELIKSYNEDAESTVIHKIEQTHNAWLKWRETSFHERLTLLNNLADQLYKERANLANLMALEMGKPIKDGAGEIDKCAGVCKYYAEHGVNFLKDQLIATEASKSYVSFQPIGVLLAIMPWNFPFWQVFRFLAPALMAGNCGLLKHASNVPGCALAIEKLVKDAGFPNHMFQTLMIGSKGVGQAIAHPNVKAVTLTGSTEAGMKVAAQAAALLKKTVLELGGSDPYIVLADADLEEAATICVSSRLINNGQSCIAAKRFIVVKEIEKEFTKLFMEKMKQRKLGNPLDTENDLGPMARADLRDQLHQQVLKNIEMGAKCILGGQIPTFKNNHAFYEPTILTGIKKGMPVYSEEMFGPVAAILTARDTDDAIALANDTSFGLGAAVFTKDGSLGEEIARTRLQAGSCFVNSLVKSDPRLPFGGINQSGYGRELGSFGIHEFVNIKTVYVK, encoded by the coding sequence ATGAAAATACAATCTGTTAATCCAACTACTGGCGAGCTCATTAAGTCTTATAATGAGGATGCCGAAAGTACGGTTATTCATAAAATCGAACAAACGCACAATGCCTGGTTAAAATGGCGTGAAACTAGTTTTCACGAGCGTTTAACCTTGTTAAATAACCTTGCTGATCAACTGTATAAAGAAAGGGCAAACCTGGCAAACCTGATGGCACTGGAAATGGGAAAACCGATAAAGGATGGTGCTGGTGAGATAGACAAATGTGCCGGTGTCTGCAAATATTACGCAGAGCATGGCGTTAATTTCCTTAAAGATCAACTGATAGCTACTGAGGCTTCGAAAAGTTATGTCAGCTTTCAGCCAATAGGTGTTCTGCTTGCCATTATGCCCTGGAACTTTCCATTCTGGCAAGTTTTTAGATTCCTCGCTCCTGCTTTGATGGCTGGTAATTGTGGATTGCTTAAACACGCATCAAATGTTCCAGGCTGTGCCCTGGCTATAGAAAAGCTTGTAAAGGATGCTGGATTCCCGAATCACATGTTTCAAACACTGATGATCGGGAGTAAAGGTGTAGGTCAGGCTATTGCCCATCCTAATGTAAAAGCAGTTACTTTGACCGGCAGCACTGAAGCCGGAATGAAGGTTGCTGCACAGGCTGCTGCGCTATTGAAAAAAACAGTACTGGAACTTGGTGGTAGCGATCCATATATTGTTTTGGCTGATGCTGACCTGGAAGAGGCTGCTACCATTTGCGTGAGCAGCAGATTGATCAACAATGGTCAAAGCTGTATTGCTGCAAAAAGGTTTATTGTGGTAAAGGAAATTGAAAAAGAGTTTACTAAGCTTTTTATGGAAAAGATGAAGCAGAGAAAATTGGGTAACCCTTTGGATACTGAAAATGATCTGGGCCCAATGGCCAGAGCAGATTTGCGTGATCAACTTCATCAACAAGTATTAAAGAATATAGAAATGGGTGCTAAATGCATACTTGGTGGTCAGATTCCTACATTTAAGAACAATCATGCTTTTTATGAACCAACTATATTAACAGGCATAAAAAAAGGGATGCCTGTTTATAGTGAAGAAATGTTTGGTCCGGTAGCAGCTATTTTAACTGCCCGAGATACGGATGATGCGATTGCACTGGCAAATGACACTTCATTTGGTTTGGGTGCTGCTGTGTTTACTAAAGATGGTTCGCTTGGAGAAGAAATTGCCAGAACAAGGTTACAGGCAGGGTCTTGCTTTGTAAATTCATTGGTAAAGTCCGACCCGCGGTTACCTTTTGGAGGCATCAATCAGTCGGGATATGGTCGTGAACTGGGATCATTTGGAATCCACGAATTTGTAAATATTAAAACGGTTTATGTAAAATAA
- a CDS encoding SRPBCC family protein has product MKILKGLLFLIVGIIILALVVALFVKKDYAVEREVTINKPVTEVFDYIKHIKNQDQYSVWNRIDPAAKKTYSGTDGTVGFISTWESTNKNVGKGEQEITNITEGDRIDMKLRFKEPFNSEDDAYMTTQSLGENQTKVKWGFKGRMGYPMNLMLLFMDMESMLGKDLQGGLDTLKTTLEKQ; this is encoded by the coding sequence ATGAAAATTTTAAAAGGACTATTATTTTTAATTGTTGGGATTATAATTCTGGCATTAGTCGTTGCACTTTTTGTGAAAAAGGATTACGCTGTTGAGCGCGAAGTCACCATCAACAAGCCTGTAACTGAAGTGTTTGATTACATTAAACACATTAAAAATCAGGACCAGTATAGTGTCTGGAACCGTATTGATCCGGCTGCAAAAAAGACTTACAGTGGGACTGACGGTACTGTTGGTTTTATATCGACCTGGGAGAGCACGAATAAAAATGTAGGTAAAGGTGAGCAAGAGATTACCAATATAACTGAAGGCGACAGAATTGATATGAAACTGCGCTTTAAAGAACCTTTTAATTCTGAGGATGATGCATATATGACCACTCAGTCACTGGGAGAAAACCAAACAAAGGTAAAATGGGGTTTTAAAGGCAGAATGGGTTACCCAATGAACCTTATGCTCCTTTTTATGGATATGGAAAGTATGTTGGGTAAAGATCTGCAAGGTGGTTTAGATACATTAAAAACTACACTAGAGAAACAATAA
- a CDS encoding LCP family protein, producing the protein MMKKQWLGFILMVLSYHVKAQDTSAATAAPITNKPVAVQLNRTPEALGISQKTMDRVKALPNAPVNIALFAVDRRTEDDRANSDVIMVISIDQQTGKIKMSSIMRDTYVNIEGHGMDKINAAYAFGGPQLAIKTINQNFDLDIKDYMNVDFYSAAKIVDALGGVNVNVKEPELSYLNNYLDELAIYEKIPVIHVNTAGFQRLSGRQAVAYTRIRGVGNGDYERTERQRSVLVALFSKLKSSGQEVFPVFASQVLPNLETSMANFTLMKFAGSILNSQNKVIDQARFPLDGQSAGKRINNIWYLTTDLKTTTNSIHNFIYKSVKPTGK; encoded by the coding sequence ATGATGAAGAAACAATGGTTGGGCTTTATCCTTATGGTATTGTCGTATCATGTAAAAGCACAAGATACCTCCGCGGCAACCGCTGCACCTATAACCAATAAGCCCGTTGCTGTTCAGTTGAATAGAACGCCAGAAGCATTAGGAATATCACAAAAAACAATGGATAGGGTAAAAGCATTGCCCAATGCACCGGTTAACATAGCCCTTTTTGCAGTCGATAGGCGTACGGAAGACGATCGTGCAAACTCAGATGTAATTATGGTGATTTCTATTGATCAGCAAACCGGAAAAATAAAAATGTCGTCAATTATGCGGGATACCTATGTGAATATTGAAGGACATGGCATGGATAAAATCAATGCGGCATATGCCTTTGGTGGACCACAGCTTGCTATAAAAACCATCAACCAAAACTTTGATCTGGATATTAAAGATTATATGAATGTTGATTTTTATAGCGCGGCAAAAATTGTCGATGCACTTGGTGGAGTAAATGTAAATGTAAAAGAGCCCGAGCTTTCATACCTGAACAATTACCTGGACGAACTGGCTATCTATGAAAAAATACCAGTTATACATGTAAATACTGCAGGTTTTCAGAGACTAAGTGGGAGGCAGGCAGTGGCCTATACAAGGATCAGGGGAGTGGGTAATGGCGATTATGAAAGAACTGAAAGACAAAGGTCTGTATTGGTTGCATTGTTCAGTAAATTGAAAAGTTCGGGACAAGAAGTCTTTCCTGTTTTTGCCTCGCAGGTTTTACCCAATCTGGAAACAAGTATGGCTAATTTCACCCTCATGAAGTTTGCCGGCAGCATTTTAAACTCACAAAATAAAGTCATTGATCAGGCAAGGTTTCCACTGGATGGGCAAAGTGCGGGGAAAAGGATCAACAATATATGGTATCTGACCACTGATTTAAAAACCACTACAAATTCCATTCATAATTTTATTTATAAAAGTGTAAAGCCGACTGGCAAGTGA
- a CDS encoding succinate CoA transferase has product MYANRILRAELADKIITSEQAAALFKDKMVVASSGFTKAGDSKAVLIALAERAKTDPLKITLMTGASLGQGTDGALAAANALSLRLPFQVDPILRKAINTGEILFIDQHLGETANLLKANNFPKIDIAILEAALIEADGSIVPTTSVGNSASFAALADQIIIEVNTTIPFSVCGLHDIFSTGSYPRRPVIPIVSADTRIGRTTIPIDPAKIAGIVITSKTDSPAEIAPPDEATKAIAKHLVSFFSREVEAGHLSKSLLPLQAGIGKVANAVLHGFMDGDFENLTMYSEVLQDSTFDLLDSGKMTFASGSSITVSEAYYDKIFSDFDRYKDKVILRPQDISNAAEVIRRLGVITINTALECDLYGNVNSTHVAGINMMNGIGGSGDFARNAYLSVFVTTSSAKAETISCIVPMVSHVDHTEHDVDIIVTEQGLADLRGLAPRQRASVIIENCVHPAYKAGLTDYFERACERGGQTPHVLEEALSWHSKLRETGTMKNTWLQ; this is encoded by the coding sequence ATGTACGCGAATAGAATATTGAGAGCCGAACTTGCAGATAAGATTATTACTTCTGAACAAGCCGCAGCTTTATTTAAAGATAAGATGGTGGTGGCCTCGAGTGGCTTTACAAAGGCAGGAGACAGCAAAGCGGTTTTAATAGCATTAGCAGAGCGTGCTAAAACAGATCCTTTAAAAATTACGCTTATGACCGGTGCTTCATTGGGGCAGGGTACAGATGGCGCATTGGCGGCTGCAAATGCGCTTTCGCTACGCTTACCTTTTCAGGTTGACCCCATATTAAGGAAGGCCATCAATACGGGCGAGATCTTATTTATAGATCAACACCTTGGCGAAACGGCAAATTTATTAAAGGCTAATAATTTCCCTAAAATAGATATTGCCATACTCGAAGCTGCGCTGATCGAAGCAGATGGTAGTATTGTACCTACAACATCTGTAGGAAATTCGGCTTCATTTGCGGCATTGGCAGATCAAATTATCATTGAGGTGAATACTACTATACCATTTTCTGTCTGTGGTTTACATGATATATTTTCTACCGGATCTTACCCGAGGAGGCCTGTTATTCCAATAGTTTCTGCAGATACTCGTATTGGTCGCACCACGATTCCAATAGATCCAGCCAAAATTGCAGGTATTGTAATCACCTCTAAAACGGATAGTCCTGCCGAGATTGCTCCACCCGATGAAGCCACAAAGGCAATTGCAAAGCATCTGGTGTCTTTCTTCAGTAGAGAAGTAGAAGCCGGACACCTTAGCAAATCCTTACTTCCCTTACAGGCAGGTATAGGTAAAGTAGCCAATGCAGTACTGCATGGTTTCATGGATGGAGATTTCGAAAACCTGACCATGTATTCAGAAGTGTTACAGGATAGTACTTTTGATCTGTTGGATTCAGGGAAAATGACCTTTGCTTCAGGTTCTTCAATCACCGTTTCTGAAGCTTATTACGATAAAATATTTAGTGATTTTGATCGATATAAAGATAAAGTAATTTTGCGACCTCAGGACATTAGCAATGCTGCAGAGGTAATCAGACGTCTGGGCGTAATTACCATTAACACGGCGCTGGAATGCGACTTATATGGCAATGTAAATTCTACTCATGTGGCGGGCATAAACATGATGAATGGAATAGGGGGCTCGGGAGATTTTGCAAGGAATGCATATTTAAGTGTTTTTGTAACAACTTCTTCAGCAAAAGCCGAAACCATTTCCTGTATTGTTCCGATGGTTTCGCATGTAGACCATACAGAGCATGATGTAGATATCATTGTTACAGAACAAGGTTTAGCCGATTTGCGTGGACTGGCACCGCGGCAACGGGCGAGCGTAATTATCGAAAATTGTGTACATCCCGCTTATAAAGCAGGATTGACTGATTATTTTGAGAGGGCCTGCGAGCGTGGTGGACAAACACCACATGTTTTGGAAGAGGCACTTAGCTGGCATAGCAAGCTAAGAGAAACCGGAACCATGAAAAATACCTGGCTCCAATAA
- a CDS encoding tail fiber domain-containing protein: protein MNNLIFKGVLIGLLLSASSLTVSAQKIDEQELKVNIGKISNSTQQLKNLEPVTFKYDVNKYQYLKLPAGEQYGFMASNVQSEFPAMVYEVSSVYASGKNNSKIAKYSTVQTENLIPVLVAAIKEQQAEIELLKNEVKLLQTKIK from the coding sequence ATGAATAATCTAATCTTTAAAGGTGTTTTAATTGGCCTTTTATTAAGCGCAAGCAGTTTAACTGTAAGTGCTCAAAAAATTGATGAGCAGGAGCTTAAAGTTAACATAGGCAAAATTTCCAATTCAACGCAACAGCTAAAGAATTTGGAGCCTGTTACCTTCAAATATGACGTCAATAAATACCAGTATCTTAAACTTCCTGCCGGAGAACAGTACGGGTTTATGGCTAGTAATGTGCAGTCTGAATTTCCGGCGATGGTGTATGAGGTTTCAAGTGTTTACGCATCTGGCAAGAACAACAGTAAAATCGCTAAATATAGCACTGTACAGACAGAGAATCTGATCCCTGTACTGGTAGCCGCAATTAAAGAGCAGCAAGCAGAAATAGAGCTTTTAAAGAATGAAGTAAAGCTGCTGCAAACTAAAATTAAATAA
- a CDS encoding SelT/SelW/SelH family protein, producing the protein MKTLKPTITIEYCPKCGWMLRAAYMAQELLSTFTDELGGVLLKPAEVGGAYIISINDVVVFDRKEKARFPEIKELKQLVRDVVSPEKNLGHSDREIN; encoded by the coding sequence ATGAAGACATTGAAACCCACCATAACTATTGAGTATTGTCCAAAATGTGGATGGATGCTTAGGGCGGCCTACATGGCGCAAGAGTTGTTGAGTACCTTTACTGATGAGCTTGGGGGCGTATTGTTGAAGCCTGCGGAAGTAGGAGGGGCGTACATTATAAGTATTAATGATGTTGTCGTATTTGACAGGAAGGAGAAAGCGCGTTTTCCGGAGATAAAGGAATTGAAACAATTGGTACGTGATGTAGTGAGTCCGGAGAAGAATCTTGGTCATTCTGATAGGGAGATCAATTAA
- a CDS encoding helix-turn-helix domain-containing protein: MDKINLLIAVALIVMFISLFLSCFLLTVKTEHKLSNRLFAFFLVLTAIDVSGNFFDFLNVGLSNIGMFRNLLIFLQLPAFYLYVLSVCYSDFKLRSRHLIHIIPFLIANLVLLPRFYAVDLASKINFLEKSSSRLEIQFNHILLHVQIVFYIIAAFMILRKSKRIYLENYAGASIASLNWLFQFTVALSFFYFIALVKNIFKFTEYPNISEWLKIGLLLFELLIISWYMFKALNHPDLFRNIDSKLKLVKDLISEEGKSEPAIANESEFNAEFLKLRNYMIEKKPFLNPSLTIKDISNDLEIPVRDLSLLINHKLEQHFYDFVNTYRIESAMDILKDVTKSKVTILEILYEVGFNSKSSFNSAFKKHTGTTPTDYRKAL; encoded by the coding sequence ATGGATAAAATTAATTTATTAATTGCTGTAGCATTAATAGTAATGTTCATTTCATTATTTCTATCATGCTTCCTGCTGACGGTTAAAACAGAGCATAAGTTAAGTAATCGTCTTTTTGCTTTTTTTTTAGTTTTAACTGCTATTGATGTTAGTGGGAATTTCTTCGACTTTTTAAACGTAGGTCTATCAAATATTGGGATGTTTAGAAACTTATTAATTTTCTTACAGCTCCCAGCTTTTTATTTATATGTTTTATCTGTCTGCTATTCTGATTTTAAGCTAAGATCCAGACATTTAATTCATATTATTCCTTTTCTAATAGCAAATTTAGTTTTGCTGCCTCGTTTTTATGCTGTCGACCTCGCTTCTAAAATTAATTTTCTTGAAAAAAGTAGCAGTAGGTTAGAAATACAGTTTAATCATATTCTTTTACATGTCCAAATTGTGTTTTATATCATTGCTGCTTTTATGATATTGAGGAAATCAAAAAGAATATATCTTGAAAATTATGCAGGGGCAAGTATAGCATCACTGAATTGGTTATTTCAGTTTACGGTGGCACTATCATTCTTCTATTTTATAGCGTTAGTAAAAAACATCTTTAAATTTACTGAGTATCCTAACATTTCTGAATGGTTAAAAATCGGACTGCTCTTATTTGAGCTGCTCATCATTAGTTGGTACATGTTTAAAGCATTAAATCATCCAGATCTCTTTAGAAATATTGACTCAAAATTAAAACTTGTAAAGGATCTCATTTCTGAAGAAGGAAAAAGTGAGCCAGCTATTGCAAATGAAAGCGAGTTTAATGCGGAGTTTTTGAAATTAAGGAATTACATGATAGAAAAGAAGCCATTTCTTAATCCTTCCCTGACCATCAAAGATATTTCTAATGACCTTGAAATTCCTGTGCGAGACCTGTCTCTTTTGATTAATCATAAACTAGAGCAGCATTTTTATGATTTTGTAAATACCTATCGTATAGAAAGTGCTATGGATATTTTAAAAGATGTTACAAAAAGTAAGGTGACAATTCTTGAAATTTTATATGAAGTGGGCTTTAATTCAAAATCTTCCTTTAATAGCGCTTTTAAAAAACACACAGGAACCACCCCGACAGATTACCGTAAGGCTCTGTAG